The sequence ATGTGGGAACTCCTGCGGTATATAGATATTGCACCGGGAAGATTTCCTTTATACCAGTGTATACATCAGTGATTAATTCTTTGTTAAATAATGGAGATTCTGTTTGTGCAACAAACAACCCATCTTCTTTAAGAATCTTATGTACAGATTTATAAAAAGATTTTGCGAATAAACCCACAGCAGGTCCTATTGGGTCAGAGGAATCGATTATTACTACATCGTAGTATGAAGTCTTCTCTTGCACAAATTTAAATCCATCAACATTTTGCACTGTAACTCTTGGATCTTCTAGACAACCTGCAAGTTCGGGCAGATACTTTCTTGCTGCGTCTACTACTTCTTTATCAATTTCCACAAGATCCACTTTTTCTACACTTTCGTGTTTTAGTACCTCTCGTACAGTACCACCATCTCCCCCACCTATTACTAGTACCTTTTTAGGATTCGGGTGGATACATAAGGGGATGTGAGCGATCATTTCATGGTAAATAAACTCGTCATATACAGTAGTTTGAATGATACCATCTAATATTAGTGCTCGACCA comes from Alkalicella caledoniensis and encodes:
- the speE gene encoding polyamine aminopropyltransferase; this encodes MQLWFSERETDNINVKWKVEQTLYSKKSQYQQIDIVEFTDFGRALILDGIIQTTVYDEFIYHEMIAHIPLCIHPNPKKVLVIGGGDGGTVREVLKHESVEKVDLVEIDKEVVDAARKYLPELAGCLEDPRVTVQNVDGFKFVQEKTSYYDVVIIDSSDPIGPAVGLFAKSFYKSVHKILKEDGLFVAQTESPLFNKELITDVYTGIKEIFPVQYLYTAGVPTYSIGPWTFTLGSKRYTKEKARTLNKKIGLKYFNEDVQKGAFLLPQYIKELL